In one Pseudomonas sp. R84 genomic region, the following are encoded:
- a CDS encoding DUF4442 domain-containing protein has protein sequence MLKWLTAKFGKARLMRWVMTFYPPYLGAGVRVRHISDDFRDVQVSMGLGWYNRNYVGTQFGGSLYSMVDPFFMLMLMENLGSRYIVWDKAADIDFIAPGKGPVFARFSIDETLLAEIRRQTANGEKYLPQLQVDIHDGAGNLVARVGKTLYVRLKPQARQA, from the coding sequence ATGCTTAAGTGGCTGACCGCTAAATTCGGCAAAGCGCGATTGATGCGCTGGGTGATGACGTTCTACCCGCCGTACCTCGGCGCCGGTGTGCGGGTTCGGCACATCAGCGATGACTTTCGCGATGTGCAGGTGTCGATGGGCCTCGGCTGGTACAACCGCAATTACGTCGGTACCCAGTTCGGCGGCAGCCTGTATTCGATGGTCGATCCGTTTTTCATGCTGATGCTCATGGAGAACCTTGGCTCGCGCTACATCGTTTGGGACAAGGCAGCCGACATCGATTTCATCGCGCCGGGCAAAGGCCCGGTGTTCGCCCGGTTCAGCATCGACGAGACACTGCTCGCCGAGATTCGCCGGCAAACCGCCAATGGCGAGAAATACCTGCCACAGTTGCAGGTCGACATTCATGACGGCGCCGGCAATCTGGTGGCGCGGGTCGGTAAAACCCTTTACGTGCGGCTCAAGCCGCAAGCGAGACAGGCTTAA
- the ubiH gene encoding 2-octaprenyl-6-methoxyphenyl hydroxylase, giving the protein MSRVNLAIIGGGLVGASLALALQAGAKARGWKIVLIEPFAPGDSWQPSYDARSSALSFGSRQIYQRLGVWQEISRRAEPIKQIHVSDRGRFSTARLSAMEEGVPALGYVVENAWLGQCLWQHVDKDVISWRCPAEVTRMEPLPDGYRLTLNDETTLECDLAVLADGGRSGLREQLGINVRQRPYNQSALIANITPSEAHNGMAFERFTDEGPMALLPLPENRCALVWTRLGMDAQRLADLSERDFLSELQGVFGYRLGTLKQVGARHLYPLTLVEAEEQVRSHLAVLGNAAHSLHPIAGQGFNLSLRDADALAAALLASDKPLGDFATLQAYRERQRLDQDLTVGFSDQVTRLFGSTQPLVSLGRNIGLLGLDLLPPAKRWFARQAMGLGTRPDA; this is encoded by the coding sequence ATGAGTCGAGTCAATCTGGCAATCATCGGTGGCGGTCTGGTCGGCGCCAGTCTGGCGTTGGCCTTGCAGGCCGGGGCCAAGGCGCGTGGCTGGAAGATCGTGCTGATCGAACCGTTCGCTCCCGGCGACAGCTGGCAGCCGAGCTACGACGCACGCTCGTCGGCGTTGTCCTTCGGTTCGCGGCAGATTTATCAACGCTTGGGCGTGTGGCAGGAAATCTCCCGCCGCGCCGAGCCGATCAAACAGATTCACGTCTCCGACCGTGGTCGTTTCTCCACCGCGCGCTTGTCGGCGATGGAAGAGGGTGTGCCGGCGCTGGGTTACGTGGTGGAAAACGCCTGGCTCGGCCAATGCCTGTGGCAGCACGTCGACAAAGACGTGATCAGCTGGCGTTGCCCGGCGGAAGTCACACGCATGGAGCCGCTGCCCGATGGCTATCGCCTGACCCTCAATGATGAAACCACCCTTGAGTGCGACCTCGCGGTGCTCGCCGATGGCGGTCGCTCCGGTCTGCGCGAGCAGTTGGGCATCAACGTGCGCCAGCGTCCGTACAACCAGAGCGCGCTGATCGCCAACATCACCCCGAGCGAAGCGCACAACGGCATGGCCTTCGAGCGCTTTACTGACGAAGGGCCGATGGCGCTGCTGCCACTGCCGGAAAACCGCTGCGCTCTGGTCTGGACCCGTTTGGGCATGGACGCGCAGCGCTTGGCCGATCTGAGCGAGCGCGATTTCCTCAGCGAATTGCAGGGCGTGTTCGGTTACCGCCTCGGCACGTTGAAACAGGTTGGCGCACGACATCTTTATCCGCTGACGTTGGTCGAAGCCGAAGAACAAGTGCGCTCGCATCTGGCTGTACTCGGCAACGCGGCGCACAGCCTGCACCCGATTGCCGGGCAGGGTTTCAACCTGTCGCTGCGCGATGCCGATGCCTTGGCCGCTGCATTGCTGGCGAGTGACAAACCTTTGGGCGACTTCGCCACATTGCAGGCTTATCGCGAGCGTCAGCGTCTCGATCAGGATCTCACCGTCGGTTTCTCCGATCAGGTCACGCGCCTGTTCGGCAGTACGCAGCCGCTGGTTTCGCTGGGCCGTAATATCGGCCTGCTCGGCCTCGATCTGCTGCCACCGGCCAAGCGCTGGTTTGCGCGTCAGGCCATGGGCTTGGGAACGCGTCCGGATGCTTAA
- the pepP gene encoding Xaa-Pro aminopeptidase: MTHIPKAEYSRRRKALMAQMEPNSIAILPAAAVAIRNRDVEHVYRQDSDFQYLSGFPEPQAVIVLMPGREHGEYVLFCRERNAERELWDGLRAGQEGAIRDFGADDAFPITDIDDILPGLIEGRDRVYSAMGSNPEFDRHLMDWINVIRSKAHLGAQPPNEFVALDHLLHDMRLYKSAAEVKVMREAARISAQAHIRAMQASRAGLYEYSLEAELDYEFRKGGAKMPAYGSIVAAGRNSCILHYQQNDALLKDGDLVLIDAGCEIDCYASDITRTWPVNGKFSPEQKAIYELVLASQEAAFAEIAPNKHWNQAHEATVRVITTGLVKLGLLQGEVDELIASEAYKAFYMHRAGHWLGMDVHDVGEYKVGGEWRVLEVGMALTVEPGIYIAPDNQNVAKKWRGIGVRIEDDVVVTKTGCEILTSGVPKTVAEIEALMAQARTHAA, from the coding sequence ATGACCCATATCCCGAAAGCGGAATACAGCCGTCGCCGCAAGGCCCTGATGGCGCAGATGGAGCCCAACAGCATTGCGATTTTGCCCGCCGCCGCGGTGGCGATTCGCAACCGCGACGTCGAGCACGTCTACCGCCAGGACAGCGACTTCCAGTACCTCAGTGGCTTTCCCGAGCCGCAAGCCGTCATCGTCTTGATGCCCGGCCGCGAGCATGGCGAGTACGTGCTGTTCTGCCGTGAACGCAACGCCGAACGCGAACTGTGGGACGGCTTGCGCGCCGGGCAAGAGGGCGCGATCCGCGACTTCGGTGCCGACGACGCTTTCCCGATCACCGACATCGACGACATCCTCCCCGGCCTGATCGAAGGCCGTGACCGGGTGTATTCAGCGATGGGCAGCAACCCTGAATTCGATCGCCACCTGATGGACTGGATCAACGTCATCCGCTCCAAGGCGCACCTCGGCGCCCAGCCACCGAACGAATTCGTTGCCCTGGATCATCTGCTGCACGACATGCGCCTGTATAAATCGGCGGCAGAAGTGAAGGTGATGCGCGAAGCCGCACGGATCTCGGCGCAGGCGCATATCCGCGCGATGCAGGCCAGTCGGGCCGGGCTCTACGAGTACAGCCTCGAAGCCGAGCTCGATTACGAATTCCGCAAGGGCGGAGCGAAAATGCCGGCTTACGGTTCGATCGTCGCCGCCGGGCGCAACAGCTGCATCCTGCATTACCAGCAGAATGATGCGCTGCTCAAGGACGGTGATCTGGTGCTGATCGACGCTGGCTGCGAGATCGATTGCTACGCCAGTGACATCACCCGCACCTGGCCGGTCAACGGCAAGTTTTCGCCGGAGCAGAAAGCGATCTACGAATTGGTATTGGCCTCGCAGGAAGCCGCATTCGCCGAAATCGCCCCGAACAAGCACTGGAATCAGGCGCATGAAGCCACAGTGCGAGTGATTACCACAGGGCTGGTGAAACTCGGTTTGCTGCAAGGCGAGGTCGACGAATTGATCGCCAGCGAAGCCTATAAAGCCTTTTACATGCACCGCGCCGGCCACTGGCTGGGTATGGATGTGCATGACGTCGGCGAGTACAAGGTCGGCGGCGAATGGCGCGTGCTGGAAGTCGGCATGGCGCTGACCGTGGAGCCGGGCATCTACATCGCTCCGGACAATCAGAACGTTGCGAAGAAATGGCGCGGCATTGGCGTGCGCATCGAGGACGACGTGGTGGTGACCAAAACGGGCTGTGAAATCCTCACCAGCGGCGTACCGAAAACCGTCGCAGAAATCGAAGCGCTGATGGCACAAGCAAGGACACACGCGGCATGA
- a CDS encoding YecA family protein — translation MTIANSPYQAFATLLTASGHNVSPAELHGVLLGRSCAGAGFDNEGWLIDAAELLEGDIQDNVRNALIGLQEMVKGELTGDDVTVVLLLPTDDAPLADRAAALGEWCQGFLSGFGLNCRDSSMLSTEATEVLQDLAAISQVQDALEESEDGETDYMEVMEYLRVAPLLLFSETKKADVTPAAKPSLH, via the coding sequence ATGACCATTGCGAATTCCCCGTACCAAGCCTTTGCCACCCTGCTGACTGCCAGCGGCCATAACGTCTCGCCTGCCGAACTGCACGGCGTGCTGCTCGGGCGCAGTTGCGCCGGTGCCGGCTTCGATAACGAAGGCTGGCTGATCGACGCCGCCGAACTGCTCGAAGGCGACATCCAGGACAACGTCCGCAACGCCCTGATCGGCCTGCAAGAGATGGTCAAAGGCGAGCTGACCGGCGACGACGTCACTGTCGTTCTGCTGCTGCCGACCGATGACGCACCGCTGGCCGACCGCGCCGCTGCACTGGGCGAGTGGTGCCAGGGCTTCCTCAGCGGGTTTGGCCTGAACTGCCGCGACAGCAGCATGCTCAGCACTGAGGCCACCGAGGTGCTGCAGGATCTGGCTGCCATTTCCCAAGTGCAAGACGCCCTGGAAGAATCCGAAGACGGCGAAACCGACTACATGGAAGTCATGGAATACCTGCGCGTTGCGCCGCTGCTGCTGTTCTCGGAAACCAAGAAAGCCGACGTGACGCCAGCCGCCAAGCCGTCGCTGCATTAA
- a CDS encoding TIGR02449 family protein yields the protein MEDTDLQALMARLELLIGRVEQLKSQNALLLAQEKTWREERAHLIEKNEIARRKVESMISRLKALEQDS from the coding sequence ATGGAAGACACCGACCTGCAAGCGCTGATGGCCAGACTCGAACTGCTGATTGGCCGAGTCGAGCAACTAAAGAGTCAAAATGCACTCTTACTAGCTCAGGAAAAGACCTGGCGCGAGGAACGCGCTCACCTCATTGAAAAAAACGAAATCGCCCGGCGTAAAGTCGAATCGATGATTTCGCGCCTCAAGGCCTTGGAGCAAGACTCATGA
- a CDS encoding cell division protein ZapA, which translates to MSSSNSVTVQILDKEYSIICPQEERSNLVSAARYLDGKMREIRSSGKVIGADRIAVMAALNITHDLLHKEERPDIQASGSTREQVRDLLDRVDLVLADDQNTTKG; encoded by the coding sequence ATGAGTTCAAGCAATAGCGTTACCGTGCAGATCCTCGACAAAGAGTATTCGATCATCTGCCCGCAGGAAGAACGCAGCAATCTGGTCAGCGCCGCGCGCTACCTGGATGGCAAGATGCGCGAAATCCGCAGCAGCGGCAAAGTCATCGGTGCCGATCGCATTGCTGTGATGGCCGCGCTGAACATCACCCATGACCTCTTGCACAAAGAAGAGCGCCCGGATATCCAGGCCAGCGGTTCGACCCGTGAACAGGTGCGTGACTTGCTCGATCGTGTCGATCTGGTGCTGGCCGACGATCAGAACACCACCAAGGGCTGA
- a CDS encoding 5-formyltetrahydrofolate cyclo-ligase, whose protein sequence is MTEPALLPRPQLRRLLRKARRSLSKSEQREAAKGLYRQLAQDPHFRRAKHISLYLPTDGEIDPRLLLREAQRRGKATYLPVLSAWPRTKMVFQRIRPGEKLKPNRFRILEPQANLARQRKVWALDLVLLPLVGFDDVGGRLGMGGGFYDRSLAYLARRKNWRKPTLLGLAHECQKVERLAQASWDVPLQGTVSDKAWYFAG, encoded by the coding sequence ATGACCGAACCCGCGCTGCTGCCCCGCCCGCAACTCCGCCGCCTGCTGCGCAAGGCGCGCCGTTCGCTGAGCAAAAGCGAACAACGCGAGGCCGCCAAAGGCCTGTACCGGCAATTGGCGCAAGACCCGCACTTTCGCCGGGCCAAACACATCTCTCTGTATCTGCCCACCGACGGTGAAATCGATCCGCGCCTGCTGCTGCGTGAGGCTCAACGTCGGGGCAAAGCTACCTATCTGCCGGTACTCAGCGCCTGGCCGCGGACCAAAATGGTTTTCCAGCGCATTCGCCCGGGAGAAAAACTAAAACCCAATCGCTTCCGCATTCTCGAACCGCAAGCCAATCTGGCTCGGCAACGCAAGGTCTGGGCGCTGGATCTGGTGTTATTGCCGTTGGTCGGGTTTGACGATGTCGGCGGACGCCTGGGGATGGGCGGCGGTTTCTATGATCGCAGTCTGGCCTATCTGGCCCGCCGTAAAAACTGGCGCAAGCCGACGTTGCTGGGGCTGGCCCATGAGTGTCAGAAGGTCGAGCGATTGGCGCAGGCGAGCTGGGATGTACCGTTACAAGGCACGGTCAGCGACAAGGCGTGGTATTTCGCAGGATAG
- a CDS encoding EVE domain-containing protein, giving the protein MAYWLMKSEPDELSIKGLEKLGKARWDGVRNYQARNFLRAMAVGDEFFFYHSSCPEPGIAGIGKIIKAAYPDPTALEPESHYFDPKATPEKNAWSAIDVEHVETFARVLKLDYLKQQTALAEMPLVQKGSRLSVMPVTAEQWAAVMALKP; this is encoded by the coding sequence ATGGCCTATTGGCTGATGAAGTCCGAGCCCGACGAACTCTCGATCAAAGGTCTGGAAAAACTCGGCAAGGCACGCTGGGACGGGGTTCGAAACTATCAGGCGCGTAACTTTCTGCGCGCGATGGCGGTGGGCGACGAGTTCTTTTTCTACCATTCCAGCTGCCCGGAGCCGGGGATTGCCGGGATTGGCAAGATAATCAAGGCGGCGTACCCGGACCCCACCGCACTGGAGCCGGAGAGTCATTACTTCGACCCGAAGGCGACGCCGGAGAAGAATGCCTGGAGTGCGATTGACGTTGAACACGTCGAGACGTTTGCGCGGGTGTTGAAGCTGGATTATCTGAAGCAGCAGACGGCACTGGCGGAGATGCCGTTGGTGCAGAAGGGCTCACGATTGTCGGTGATGCCGGTGACGGCGGAGCAATGGGCTGCAGTGATGGCGTTGAAACCTTGA
- a CDS encoding flagellar basal body-associated protein FliL produces MKAWIMLLLALSLPVAALAEEAKEGEAPKVSYITLSPPFVGNYGLDGTPKLKVYKADVALRVTGEESAKLVKANEPLIRNQLVALFTQQTTEAMGSIEGKEKLRQEALKQTQQVMNDETGKPVVEDLLFNNLIIQ; encoded by the coding sequence GTGAAAGCGTGGATCATGTTGTTGCTGGCCCTGTCTCTGCCTGTGGCAGCGCTGGCCGAAGAAGCCAAAGAAGGCGAGGCGCCGAAGGTAAGCTACATCACCCTGAGCCCGCCGTTTGTGGGTAACTACGGGCTGGATGGCACACCGAAGCTCAAGGTCTACAAGGCTGACGTGGCGCTGCGTGTGACGGGCGAAGAGTCGGCGAAACTGGTCAAGGCCAACGAACCGTTGATCCGCAATCAACTGGTGGCGCTGTTTACGCAGCAGACCACCGAGGCGATGGGCAGCATCGAAGGTAAAGAGAAGCTGCGTCAGGAAGCGTTGAAGCAGACTCAGCAAGTGATGAATGACGAGACCGGCAAGCCGGTGGTTGAGGACCTGTTGTTCAACAACCTGATCATTCAGTAA